A DNA window from Trichomycterus rosablanca isolate fTriRos1 chromosome 11, fTriRos1.hap1, whole genome shotgun sequence contains the following coding sequences:
- the LOC134323045 gene encoding guanylyl cyclase-activating protein 2-like has protein sequence MGQTQHIEQSEPVEIDVIALQDMYKKFVTECPSGLLFLHEFKRFFGVGAAGEASEYAESMFRAFDKNRDNTIDFLEFVAALNLVFRGDLEHKLRWSFKVYDKDGNGFIDKAELRTIIEIIYHVKKLDRKGPEVSIDEICERIFKVVDVDEDGRITLKEFLAGARKDPWILNMLRLDMNPYSWVLEQRRKSAHF, from the exons ATGGGACAGACTCAACACATTGAGCAGAGCGAGCCTGTAGAGATTGACGTCATTGCGCTTCAGGATATGTACAAAAAGTTTGTAACCGAGTGTCCCAGCGGCCTCTTGTTTCTACATGAATTTAAAAGGTTTTTTGGAGTGGGAGCTGCTGGAGAAGCATCAGAATATGCTGAGAGTATGTTCCGTGCCTTTGACAAGAACAGG GACAACACCATTGACTTCTTAGAGTTTGTAGCAGCTCTAAACTTGGTGTTCAGGGGAGATTTAGAGCACAAGCTCAGATGGTCTTTTAAAGTGTATGACAAGGATGGCAATGGCTTCATAGACAAGGCTGAACTCCGAACAATTATTGAA ATTATATACCATGTAAAGAAATTGGACAGGAAAGGTCCAGAGGTCTCCATTGATGAAATATGTGAGCGGATCTTCAAAGTGGTAGATGTGGATGAAGATG GTCGCATAACACTGAAGGAGTTTTTGGCAGGGGCTCGCAAAGACCCCTGGATTCTCAACATGCTACGATTAGACATGAACCCTTACAgctgggtgctagaacagagaaggaAAAGTGCTCATTTCTAA